In Chitinophagaceae bacterium, the genomic window TCCACGAAATTTATCATTGGGATATTAGTTTCCTTACTTTGTTCCTTAATCTTCCCCTGGTTTACCTTGGCTTTCGCCGCATAGGTAAAACATTTGCAGTGCAAACCATCTTTGCTATAATTTTAATGGCTATAGGCCTTTACTTTATAGAGATAAATGCCATTACAAAAGATAAATTGCTCATAGCTATTTTTGGCGGCTTAACAATGGGCGCAGGTGTAGGTCTGGTACTTCGTTGCGGAGGCGTAATAGATGGGGCAGAGGTAATTGCCGTTTTTACCAAGCGCAAAACTGGCTTCTCCAGCAACGAAATTATTATGCTTTTTAATGCCATTATTTTTACTATTGCTGCCACACAATTTGGCCTGGAAACGGCAATGTATTCTCTCATAACTTTTTTTACTGCAACACGGGCAGCTGATTATGTGGTAGATGGTATAGAGCAATACACCACAATGAACATAATTTCTTCTCATGAGGAAGATATTAAAAACCTGCTGGTAAATGGTTTTGGAAAAGGAATAACCGTATATAAAGGAGAAAGAGGTTACCTGCCCGGCAGCTTTGATGTGAAAACCAACTGCGACATTATTGTAACAGTAGTTACCCGGTTGGAAATACATCAAATCCAGGTGGCTATCAAAGAAATTGACCCTAAAGCTTTTGTTTATATCCAAAATATAAAAGAAGCCACAGGAGGTATTTTAAAATTGAAAAAGCATAACCATTAATATTTTGGTAAATGTTGAAGCCTGATTCTATACCTGATTTTATTTCTGCAGAAAAGTATGTACTGGGGCGCCTGGAAGAAAATTTATCGCCTCTGCTTTTTTATCATGATATTGGGCATACCCGTAATGTGTTGGAAGCGGCAATGTTTATAGCTGCAAATGAAAATATTTCCGATGAAGAAAAATCCCTGCTTCGAATAGCAGTAGCCTTACATGATTCAGGTTTTTTATTTTCTTATAATAACCATGAAGAAAAAGGTTGTGATTTTGCAAAAGAAATCTTACCTGAATATAATTTTAGCAAAGACCAGGTTGAAAAGATATGCCATTTAATAATGGCAACTAAATCACCACAAAACCCCCAAACACACCTGGAACGCATTATTTGCGATGCCGACCTGGATTATTTAGGAAGAGCCGGAGTAGAAATAACCGCAAATAAATTATTTGAAGAGCTAAAGCAATGCTCTATGATAACAACTGAAGAAGAATGGGTTAAAAAGCAAATTGATTTTTTGGCTTCTCATAAGTACTTCACTTCCTTTTCATTGAACAACAGGGAGCAAAATAAGCAGGCGTATATTGCGAAACTGAGAGAAATGCAGGGTTAAATATTTTTTGCTACTTTGTATTGCTTTATTTTATACAGTTATAAATTATAATGTTACGACATACCTCATTCATTTGAGCATCCGCTTTAATAAACCGGCACATTCGTAAAAGTACATTTTATTTCTCCCGAAAAACCGTCTGTAAATGTTTCCTGCATGGCATCACCTTTTGTAACAGCTTTAAGACCTTGTATCATTGTGCCCATTACAAAATAGCCGCTGGCTTTGCCGCCTTCTACTTTTTCAATTACCAATTTACAATTGGGCGATGATGCAGGCAGGTGCCGCATCAACGATTCATCCACATAAGAAGCCATAGTGCCGTTGGCTATTATCGGAGAGAATTTATAGATGTATTTTTTTGGTTACTGTTTTTTCCGGATTTTTAGGCGCTTCAATTTCCAGCACAGCGCCATCTTCCATAATAACGGCTTCCGAACCATCATCGTAGGTGTTATACACAATGTTGCCCTCTTCTTTGGTTTTAGTTACATTCTTTGTGGGCGCTTCAATCTCCAATATAGACCCGTCTTCCATAAAAACGGCTACAGATCCATCATCATAAGTTACATAAACTACATTACCTTCTGTCTTGGTTTCCTTTATAGAT contains:
- a CDS encoding YitT family protein — protein: MKKKAFNDPINWVHIFSIRNLLQMFAGVGLAVLAMRGFMIPNRFLDGGVTGISILLHEIYHWDISFLTLFLNLPLVYLGFRRIGKTFAVQTIFAIILMAIGLYFIEINAITKDKLLIAIFGGLTMGAGVGLVLRCGGVIDGAEVIAVFTKRKTGFSSNEIIMLFNAIIFTIAATQFGLETAMYSLITFFTATRAADYVVDGIEQYTTMNIISSHEEDIKNLLVNGFGKGITVYKGERGYLPGSFDVKTNCDIIVTVVTRLEIHQIQVAIKEIDPKAFVYIQNIKEATGGILKLKKHNH
- a CDS encoding HD domain-containing protein; translated protein: MLKPDSIPDFISAEKYVLGRLEENLSPLLFYHDIGHTRNVLEAAMFIAANENISDEEKSLLRIAVALHDSGFLFSYNNHEEKGCDFAKEILPEYNFSKDQVEKICHLIMATKSPQNPQTHLERIICDADLDYLGRAGVEITANKLFEELKQCSMITTEEEWVKKQIDFLASHKYFTSFSLNNREQNKQAYIAKLREMQG